In Malus sylvestris chromosome 16, drMalSylv7.2, whole genome shotgun sequence, the following are encoded in one genomic region:
- the LOC126608173 gene encoding LOW QUALITY PROTEIN: pentatricopeptide repeat-containing protein At5g57250, mitochondrial-like (The sequence of the model RefSeq protein was modified relative to this genomic sequence to represent the inferred CDS: inserted 2 bases in 2 codons; deleted 1 base in 1 codon; substituted 1 base at 1 genomic stop codon) — translation MIIFSPIFHTRLIRSFSSSSCRTSLPEPLPLQTLLKGGFTPTLKSIVQFLSRTRRFNTLLHFFYQMESNQIKGNSQAHSIVTWALLDLQKYEEAEHFMRTQMTEASKLRRNRMWDSLIQGLCINRKDPEKALLVLRDXLGTHGIFPSSFTFCSLIHSFSNEGDMSKAIEVLDLMTDEKVKYPFDNFVSSSVISGFCKIGKPEIAVKFLENTVDSGALEPNIVTYAALVAALCKLGRVNEVCDLVCRIEKQGLALDVVLFSSWICGYILDGVLMEVFDKNKQMVDKGIRSDTISHTIMICGFSKLGDVEKVLGFVIKMRKGGLEPNLITYTAIMSGFCKKGKMEEAFAIFKMVEDLGIEVDEFIYATLIHGSCIIGDLDGVFDLLHEMVKRGINPSIVTYNTVMNGLCKSGRTSEANEISKGILGDTITYCTLLHGYIEEENIAGILETKMRLEEAGVYIDVVMCNILNKALFMVGAFEDAGIYKILLKAIFEEKSSAGVLNLVRRIDKMEIEVYDIISNDAISFLCKRGFPESACEVYLVMRRKGSITTRKTYYTILKGLIGDGKDSLTQSFLNIFLKEYGLEEPKVSRILAYYLCLKGVDDALRFLDKMKDKPATVTLPVTLFNTLIKNGRVLDAYKLVMVAGDGLSMLDAFDYSLIVDSLCKLGYINEALDLCSFAKNKWVTLDIIIYNSVINGLCRQGHLVEAFWLFDSLERINLVPTEITYATLIDALRREGFLLDAKEFFERMVLKGFKPNTHVYNSIIDGYYKIGDXDALKVLYELHLKSLKPDEFTVSIVINGFCLKGDMEGAIEFFVELKGKGTLPDFLGFLYLLRGLCAKGRMEEAXTILKEMLHSQSVVELINRVDVEVETDSLEGFLVSLCEQGRIEKALTVRNEIGCMFFPVRGSPNTHQQSHKLDKEFDREASGTVVSTSVTNTDAELDSLLSEMKKVEKVAENYDGMERRSQFNDFDYCYKQINILCSSGEIQKASQLAKEMVPNFGRAT, via the exons ATGATAATCTTCTCTCCAATCTTCCACACCAGACTAATTcgatccttttcttcttcttcttgccgAACCAGTCTTCCGGAACCCCTACCCCTTCAAACTCTACTCAAAGGCGGCTTCACTCCCACGCTCAAATCCATCGTCCAATTCCTCTCTCGAACCCGCCGGTTCAACACcctcctccacttcttctaccaAATGGAGTCCAACCAAATCAAAGGCAACTCCCAGGCGCACTCCATCGTGACCTGGGCTCTCCTAGATCTGCAGAAATACGAAGAAGCAGAGCATTTTATGAGGACCCAGATGACCGAAGCTTCAAAGTTGCGGCGGAATCGGATGTGGGACTCTCTCATTCAAGGCCTGTGTATCAACCGGAAGGACCCCGAGAAGGCTTTGTTGGTGTTGCGGG TCTTGGGGACCCACGgtatttttccttcttctttcacGTTTTGCTCGTTAATTCATTCGTTTAGCAATGAGGGAGATATGAGCAAGGCAATTGAGGTGCTGGACTTGATGACTGATGAGAAAGTTAAGTACCCTTTTGATAATTTTGTTTCTAGTTCAGTAATTTCCGGGTTTTGTAAGATTGGGAAGCCGGAAATCGCAGTCAAATTTCTTGAGAATACCGTGGATTCAGGAGCTTTGGAGCCTAATATTGTGACTTATGCAGCACTAGTTGCTGCTCTTTGTAAATTGGGCAGAGTTAATGAGGTTTGTGATTTGGTTTGTAGGATTGAGAAGCAAGGTTTGGCATTGgatgttgttttgtttagtAGTTGGATTTGTGGTTATATTTTGGACGGGGTTCTGATGGAGGTATTTGACAAGAATAAACAGATGGTGGATAAAGGCATAAGATCAGATACAATTAGCCATACTATTATGATATGTGGGTTTTCCAAGCTAGGAGATGTAGAAAAGGTGCTTGGTTTTGTGATAAAGATGAGGAAAGGTGGATTAGAACCCAATTTGATTACGTATACTGCCATCATGTCGGGGTTCTGCAAGAAAGGAAAAATGGAGGAGGCATTTGCTATTTTCAAGATGGTTGAAGATttgggaattgaagttgatgagTTTATATATGCAACTTTAATTCACGGGTCTTGCATTATAGGGGATCTCGATGGTGTTTTTGATTTGCTACATGAAATGGTGAAAAGGGGGATTAATCCAAGCATTGTCACATACAATACTGTGATGAATGGATTATGCAAATCTGGGAGGACATCCGAGGCCAATGAGATCTCAAAGGGTATACTTGGAGATACAATAACATATTGTACATTGCTACATGGATATAttgaggaagaaaatatcgcTGGGATTCTGGAAACGAAGATGAGATTGGAGGAAGCTGGAGTCTACATAGATGTTGTTATGTGTAACATACTTAATAAAGCACTGTTCATGGTGGGGGCATTTGAGGATGCTGGTATCTATAAAATTCTGTTGAAAGcaatttttgaagaaaaaagttCAGCTGGAGTTTTAAATTTGGTTCGACGAATTGATAAAATGGAGATAGAAGTGTATGATATTATAAGCAATGATGCTATCAGTTTCTTGTGCAAGAGAGGTTTTCCTGAGTCTGCATGTGAAGTGTATTTGGTGATGAGGAGGAAAGGGTCAATTACCACAAGAAAAACTTACTATACAATTTTAAAAGGTCTAATTGGTGATGGGAAAGATTCACTAACTCAGTCTTTCTTGAACATCTTTCTGAAAGAGTATGGCCTAGAAGAACCCAAGGTAAGCAGGATTCTGGCTTACTACCTATGTCTGAAGGGCGTTGATGATGCCCTCCGATTTCTAGACAAAATGAAGGACAAGCCTGCGACCGTCACTTTGCCTGTTACTCTTTTTAACACACTTATAAAGAATGGTAGAGTTTTGGATGCATATAAACTTGTCATGGTGGCTGGAGATGGTCTATCTATGCTGGATGCATTTGATTATTCGCTTATAGTTGATAGTCTTTGTAAATTAGGATATATCAATGAGGCATTAGATCTGTGTAGTTTTGCTAAAAATAAATGGGTGACCCTTGATATCATCATTTATAATTCAGTTATAAATGGATTATGCCGCCAAGGCCACCTTGTTGAAGCATTTTGGCTATTTGATTCATTAGAGAGAATTAATTTGGTACCCACGGAAATCACGTATGCTACATTGATTGATGCCTTACGTAGAGAGGGGTTTCTTCTGGATGCCAAGGAGTTTTTTGAGAGGATGGTTCTCAAGGGCTTTAAACCAAATACACATGTATACAACTCGATTATTGATGGTTATTACAAAATTGGAG ATGATGCCTTGAAGGTTCTTTATGAATTGCACTTAAAATCCCTCAAGCCTGATGAATTCACTGTTAGCATTGTAATCAATGGCTTTTGTCTAAAGGGTGATATGGAAGGGGCTATCGAATTCTTTGttgagcttaaaggaaagggtacattacctgattttttgggtttcttGTATTTACTAAGAGGTCTATGCGCCAAGGGAAGGATGGAAGAAGCCTGAACCATCTTGAAAGAAATGCTTCACTCCCAATCTGTTGTTGAGCTAATAAACAGAGTTGATGTTGAGGTTGAGACAGATTCTTTAGAaggttttcttgtttctttgtgtGAACAAGGCCGTATCGAAAAAGCACTTACTGTCCGTAATGAAATTGGGTGCATGTTTTTCCCTGTTAGAGGTTCACCTAATACTCACCAACAATCTcataaactagac aaagaatTCGATAGGGAGGCTTCTGGTACAGTTGTTTCAACTTCTGTAACCAACACCGATGCAGAGTTGGATAGTCTGCTTTCTGAAATGAAGAAAGTAGAGAAGGTGGCGGAAAATTATGATGGCATGGAGAGAAGGTCTCAGTTTAATGACTTTGACTATTGCtataaacaaattaatataCTCTGTTCAAGTGGGGAGATACAAAAGGCTAGCCAGCTAGCAAAGGAGATGGTTCCCAATTTTGGCAGGGCCACTTAG
- the LOC126608183 gene encoding uncharacterized protein LOC126608183 has protein sequence MSGPSDRRFDLNLVEEAAPPSPDNIWRPSFVSPTGPLTVGDSVMKNDMTAAVVARNLLTPKDNRLLSKRSDELAVKDSLALSVQCAGSVSNMAQRLFARTRQVESLAAEVMSLKQEIRGLKHENKQLHRLAHDYVTNMKRKLDQMKETDGQVLLDHQRFVGLFQRHLLPSSSGAVPRNEAPNDQPLMPPPSRVLSSTEAPNDPPPVPSLSGALPTAETSPKQPL, from the coding sequence atgtctggcccctccgaccgtcgttttgacttgaaccttgttgaagaggcagccccgccttctccagacaacatatggcgcccatccttcgtctcccctactggtcctcttaccgttggggattccgtgatgaagaatgatatgaccgctgcggtggtggccaggaaccttctcactcccaaagataacagactactttccaaacggtctgatgagttagctgttaaggattcgctggctctcagtgttcagtgtgcaggttctgtgtctaatatggcccaacgcctatttgctcgaacccgccaagttgaatccttggcggctgaagtgatgagtctcaaacaggagattagagggctcaagcatgagaataaacagttgcaccggctcgcacatgactatgttacaaacatgaagaggaagcttgaccagatgaaggaaactgatggtcaggttttacttgatcatcagagatttgtgggtttgttccaaaggcatttattgccttcgtcttctggggctgtaccgcgtaatgaagctccgaatgatcaacctctgatgcctcctccttctagggttctgtccagtactgaggctccaaatgatccccctccggtgccttctctttctggggctttaccgactgctgagacttctcctaagcaacctttgtga
- the LOC126608185 gene encoding homeobox-leucine zipper protein ATHB-15-like isoform X2, whose amino-acid sequence MLMLCSGMDENVLGSSAELFFAPIDVSFADDAPLLPSGFRIIPLDYGKGMFCWMLREIGNCNLLLDMLYNKLQLTFGFDSSLMWML is encoded by the exons ATGCTCATG ctATGCAGTGGAATGGACGAGAATGTTCTGGGTTCCAGTGCTGAACTCTTTTTTGCTCCAATTGATGTTTCTTTTGCTGATGATGCACCTCTTCTACCATCTGGTTTTCGCATCATTCCTCTTGATTATGGGAAG GGTATGTTCTGTTGGATGCTCAGAGAGATAGGAAACTGCAATTTACTTTTGGATATGCTCTATAACAAACTGCAACTTACATTTGGATTTGATTCTTCACTGATGTGGATGTTGTGA
- the LOC126608185 gene encoding protein COFACTOR ASSEMBLY OF COMPLEX C SUBUNIT B CCB2, chloroplastic-like isoform X1 yields the protein MKGKNPYYFGGQDEVSIANVLGWFEKQIESISISDVKETLYLSQIEGSYNLDSGLWEMLPQGTCSLLVQPILQVQHSSDDEIQKVEGFVLLASSMGYACSDKDRAWIGALTNKIRGKR from the exons ATGAAGGGGAAAAATCCATATTATTTTGGAGGACAAG ATGAGGTTTCAATAGCCAACGTACTTGGTTGGTTTGAGAAACAGATTGAAAGCATTAGCATTTCTGATGTGAAGGAGACCCTATACCTTTCTCAGATTGAGGGTAGCTATAACTTGG ATTCTGGACTCTGGGAGATGCTACCGCAGGGGACTTGTTCCCTCCTTGTACAACCGATTCTGCAAGTTCAGCATTCAAGTGACGATGAGATCCAAAAAGTTGAAGGATTTGTCTTGTTGGCTTCCAGCATGGGGTATGCATGCAGTGATAAGGACAGAGCCTGGATTGGAGCTCTCACAAACAAGATCAGAGGTAAGCGATAA